The region TGGATAAAGTTCTACCGAGACAATAAGACGTTTAAAACAAAACGGCCCTCTACCAGCCAACTCAAGGTCTACTACAACAAATGACGCAACTGTCTTCCCCTTTTGTGAAGAAAGTGAGGAAATGATGAATGAGCGAAACAAAGACAACATCTTGTAAGACATCTTGCCAAATTTACAATTTACCGGGATGATGCTGTTTTGCCTGcatttttagtgtttgtttattctgttgtcttttatttagGTCCACATGCAGTGAAATACAGTAAAGGAAGATACAGTAAATAGAAGACTGTAAGCAAAGTAATGGAAGAAAGGAGCTAAGCATGATTTTATGCAGGAAACCTTAAATGTAGCAGACATTTTGAGTGACTCTATCATTGTTATTGTATGAGTAGCACTCCTTTCAGCTGGGGTTGCACAGCCCATCTAATTGTGTTCAGCAAGCAGTAGTTTCAGACAAATATGACTATAATGAAGTGGATGGTagcaaatattattttgaaattttcagttgttttaagcttactatttccatttttatttccctAAACTATGATGTTGGCAGCGACAAATGTGAGCCAGGGTCAGTGAAGGAATTACATCCAAAGCAATGTGGGCTGTGCACATGGTGCCTCCCAGTGTTGTCAAGTGGAACTGAAGTTCTGGCATTGGAGGTAAATAATTTGCAAGGTTTTGCATAGGCCAAtatggaaaatacatttaaaacgtATTTAACTGTAGGACTAGCCAAAATATCAGTTATGTTTCAGTTTTCATTGCtcttatatttttgttgtttgtttgttttaattcaagTCACTATTTTTTGCGTTTTTAATATTTGGCACCCTTTTTATCAGTTTGCTTTCAAGTTTAGCACTTTACAGTTTTGGTCATAACTAGCcctcattgttgtttttaagaacTTGAGcccaaacatgaacacattggaggctattgacaaaaaaacagcttgtcCATCGCTGTCAAGCAACCAGCACAGACATCATGCAAAAAGCTAAACGCTGCAGTACAGCTATGAATGCATTGAGCCATTCATTGAAGTCCATTATTGTTACTACATAATGTGTTACACACAGCGTCCACCTAATAAAATACGGTTTCTGGAAGCAGTCACTTGCATACATCACTAGACTGATAAGGGCAATGTGTTAAAACCACATGGGTTGCAAAAAAGGATGTTAGCATCATTGTAACTTcaaaaaacaagacagtttCATAtgccagaattttttttcctcttttttttctctcattgatCAATATTTCGCTCTTCACAGGGACATAGTCAATGACAATACAAGTGCCAAGCAAGCATGACACAACCCGTACTGTAATTTCCATTTTGCCACTGGCTACTTTCCATCAGTGACTGATAAAGTTGGTTGATTGTAGCACCCTGTGTGCCAATCTGACCCTAGTGtctgtccctttttttctaACTCTTGTTCAAACAGTAACTGAAACTGATATTGTCTTAAaacagtgatgtgttttttgtgtgtgtgagtgaatgacTGGGTCGACTTTTTTGATGTATTTGCTAAGAAAAAACCAAAGCACTTTGTATGGTACTTTTACAGTTCTGCACTTCCAGTACAGTTGAACATGTATAGTGactgtttcactgttttttcttttcttttggcaaATAGCCTGGTGGTTGAGTTGAATTATACGGGCTGGACCATTACAGCTCTTAAAGGTCAGATGTTGGAGAGACTGAAGTTCTTTTTATAATTGACTGCAGGAAcaagtgtgttttgttaaaatgCATGACATTGACTGCAGGATTTCAAGAAGAGCATATAGAGAATTTACAAAACCTAGCCTGTggagaaacattttattttattaccatgAAACAGAGTAAATCATGTGATAATGTGTGAACAAGCTGAAGAGGTTTTTGATGCCTTATTTTCaaatgtgggattttttttctggtcaTAGATGTGTTCACTGTCATGCTGGATTAAACATGTGCAATCCTTTCTGTAGCCATAAACAGCACCAAACAGACCAACACTCAAGGATGCCTTCAACATTAAGGTCTATTTAACAGATTAACGAGCACAACATGCGAATATTCAGTCTGACTCTCTGCGTGTCACtaattttttgattttgtgtattttcctCACAGTTCTTCatgtacagtttatttattatttctatattatCTGTCAGAAACGATGGAACAGTAGACTTTTTTTAGTCTGAGGTTTAGTATAGCTTGATGTCTAGAAAGTCACACAGGACATATTTCGACTAAACtcatcttttttccttttcattttattactttattgtCTGCAAATAACATGATACATAAGCAAAAATACtcactttcatgtttttcttggtaTGAAAATAGTTTAGTGACAGATTTACGTATGAGTTTTCTGAAACATCTCTcatctcctttcttcctctgtttctaCTGATCTGAACAGATCACGTGATCTTACAGTAAGTGTGCTAATCTGAGATGTGTTTGATTCATAGTGAAGATAATATAGTCACACAGCCTCAAGTCATCCTAGATCAGTATTTCTGTTCTTAGAGATAATAGAATAAGGATCATGAACTAAGACTGCAGCTTTGACAATCCAAACTCTGCTGTTTTAACTGTGGGTGTGTTAGCCCTCTCTCCAACTAGAACTGTATGCCTtgccaataaaagaaaaacccttCACTCTTTGAAGTCTTGTTCTCTGCTTTTATGAGGAAactaaattataaaacataGTAAAGTATTCTTGTTGTTACACAATGGCAATCTCTTAACAAGCAGCCACCTGCTGATGGGAATCTACTCCAGATCATTcatttgacagctgtagttattAGGAAGGCTatatacaaaacacatcattaatttgacagctgtagttattAGGAAGGCTatatacaaaacacatcattaatttgacagctgtagttattAGGAAGGCTatatacaaaacacatcattcatTTGGCAGCTGTAGTTATTAGGAAGGCTatatacaaaacacatcattcatttgacagctgtagttattAGGAAGGCTatatacaaaacacatcattcatTTGGCAGCTGTAGTTATTAGGTAGGCTatatacaaaacacatcattcatTTGGCAGCTGTAGTTATTAGGTAGGCTatatacaaaacacatcattcatttgacagctgtagttattAGGTAGGCTatatacaaaacacatcattcatttgacagctgtagttattAGGTTGGCTatatacaaaacacatcattaatTTATAGAATAAACAACCCAAGGAACATAAGAAAATTGGCAATACCTGAACAAACTTCAGCACAAAAAAGCTGCCAATGTGTTTATGCATctgtaataataatccaataatataaaatcGATGATAATATAAAACTCTGAAAGAGACCAATCTTTATAATTTCGACTAAACtcatcttttttccttttctttttattactttattgtCTGCAAATAACGTGATACATAAGCAAAAATAACtaactttcatgtttttcttggtaTGAAAATAGTTTAGTGACATGAGTTTTCTGAAAGTAcctttacttttgatactttaagtattgTCAAACCTCTGTAACATTCtcaatacgtttttttttttttttttttaatctgatatTACACCATACTGAATGATCGCCTCTGAATCATTTGCAGAATGGGTGGGGGCGGGGCTCTGTGTGAATGAACGGATCCTCTTCTCTGATTGGCCAATCGTCGTGCCAATCATCCTTACACTCTGTTTGTACCCGCTTATGCCGGGGCTGTCAATCAAGAGGCGCACAAGCGACTGCAGGTGCAAAGCTGGTTCTGGGGCTCGGCGGATAAAACACTCATCTCATGGTAAACCTGCGCTTATCTGTCATTGCGGGGCCGAGTTAAATGTAACAGTTGCAATGGATTATATCCAGATTGTTTGTCGGTTGTCATATCGTGCATTTGGCAGAAAACGTAGTCGTAAAGGAAGAAGAGTAACCTTCATTTGACATAACGTTAGCTGGGAGCTAGCTCCTTAAGCACTGGTAACGGTCTGCTGCGGTAGCATTAAAGCTAGCGATGCTAGCTTAATTGCAAGGCTAAAACttgcatttttctctgttttgctCTCAATCGTTTGATGTGTATTAATAACTAGCAGCCAGGTAATGTGTGACAGAAAGCCTTGTACAtttctttaagtgtttttttttcttgctaacATGAACCAGACTGTCCATTTCAAGCAGCTAGCTTCACCAGCTAACGCCAGATAAGCTCCACTTGGGATAAGGATGTGGCTCAGGCCGGTTGCATTGGGAGCACGTCGTGGTCAGACACTGTCAGGTGGGACTACGGGCGTGGCCTGCTAGTCTGAGATCCTCTCACTTACTACGAGGCAAATTCTGTCCAACCATACGGTCATTCATCATTTGCTCCATGGAGGTTTCCTGTCGTCCTGATGGGAAAGGATAGCTGGTTTAGTTGATGCTTAGCCTGCTAAGCTGAAGTACTTCCGTCCttgttgctcctgaaggctttgccatcggtgtgcaACATGCAAACTAATTGACAAAAGGTGTGGTGATCTGTCACATGTCCTAAACTTCAACAgcagtattttataaaaaggtaCAGAGGCAGGATTGtctcatttttatcatttactTCAACCAAACAATGAATGTTTCATCCAGTGAcagactggatgttgtatgaatgttagttagagtctgatggtggcaccttgcatggtagcctgtcatcagtgtgtgaatgggtgaatgatatgtaatataagctttgagctactgattgtaagtcgctttggataaaagcgtctgctgaatgactgtaatgtaatgtaatgtactcttATCTGGCGATGGGCGGAGGTGTAGCTACATTCCTTGTCCGACCAGTGTTATTGACATGAAGTGGAAACCCTCAGGGCTGTGTGTGGGCATTGGCTGGTTGTATTGACAAAGCCTCTTGGCGAAACGGCTGTTATTTGTTGTTCCTTGATGATGTCTGTGAGTGTAACCTGGCGTCACACAGCAGAGGATACTGACTCCAAAAACCCCATCCAGGGTTAAATGAGGCCATATGGGGTCCAGATGGTCTTCCTCTTGTCTGTCTAAAGAATAATGATGAtctgtacagtaccagtcaaaagttcattcaactactttgaagaatctaaaatataaaacatattctggtttgttgagcatttgtttgtttaccacataataccatatgtgttcctttatagtttggatgtcttcaatattaatctacaatgtagaaaaaaaataaaaataaagaaaaaccattgaatgagaaggtgtgtccaaacttttgactggtactgtatctcaGTTTTCTGTGCATTGGTACCATGGTAGACCTCACAAAATGGTCTGTTGGTTGTGGTGAGATTCTGTGATGCCACATATGAGTTTGGAAAAGAGCAAAGCAACCAGATTTAGTCAGTCTAGTAAAATAGTAAATTAGGTATTTGACAGCTGCCTGGCCCACTTGATACATGTTCTCTgtcttgtcttttatttctcagATTTGTTGTACACCTTTTAACCTTTGATATAATGCTagatttattgtattattatattttaataactaTAGGTCTTTTGTGTTATCAGGGGTTGGTCCTGTTCATCCTGAAGTCAGTAgtcatttattcttatttttttttccatctataGACCAATTGAAACGTGTTTTGtatgaataatacaaaaacatgcaaactaaTTGACAAAAGGTGTGGTGATCTGTCACATGTCCTAAACTTCAACAgcagtattttataaaaaggtaCAGAGGcagtattgtttcatttttatcatttactTCAACCAAACAATGAATGTTTCATCCAGTGACAGGCGAATTGTGTAAGACACTGTATCTACAGGGAGTAGACACAAAATTGTGAATATAGGGCCTACCTAATCTGATGTAATCAAATACAACAGCTCTACCTTTGTAGATTTATATAATGTCTAGTTTTTGAGTACATGTCATGGAGACTTTGATATAACACTGGTTGTCTTTGCAACTGTCACCTGtgatggtggtgttgttgttgtattggGTTATATTAAGGTATTTGTTTTATCACATGCTGTTTCTTCTAACAACTCCCTTGTAACTGATTATTATGTGATCTCAATCCTTGCATAGATGGCGTCTGCAAATGCCACATACGGACAGAAGGAGTCCTCGGACCAGAACTTTGATTACATGTTTAAAATCCTCATCATTGGCAACAGCAGCGTAGGAAAGACGTCCTTCCTTTTCCGCTATGCAGACGACTCATTCACGCCAGCCTTTGTCAGCACAGTGGGCATTGACTTCAAGGTGAAGACCATCTACAGGAACGACAAGAGGATAAAGCTGCAGATATGGGTGAGGAAGTGAAGATACGCATGCATTGAGACGTGGGGGAGACATACTGACATTTTACTCTGAAAGCCTGAAGAGTTGTGAAAAGGAATTTAAAACTCAACTTGCTTTGCTTATTGATGCTTTCTGCATTCATAGCCACAGTGCTGTCTTGACTCAGGTACCACTGAAGAAGAAAGGGGGTAATAGGTGGTGAAGACTATGGCTACACTTTACAATGCTTTACATAATTACTACAAATGCatcaatcaaatgttttctctctatCTGCTGATACGAAGTCCATATCTCATAATTATATTTCCCTCCATAATACAGTGACACCCTTTGCCAAAAAGGCTTACAGTATGATTAGAAAAACAGTTAAGATATATGTGAGAGCTGAATAGCACACAATTAAGAAAATGCAGCCTGAACTACTGCTCTCcctttaaaggtacagtgtgtaggCTTTAGGGAGACTTATTGGCAGTCATTTGATATAACATTCATAACTGTTTTCATAAGTGTATTATTGCCTgcaactaataattattttcttttcattaccttagaatgagctgtttatatctacatatggaACCTTGCCTCAGTGCGGTTTTTAAAGTAGCCCAGAACGATGCAGCAATGACGACCGCAACTAAcgattatttaaattattgatcaatctgctgattattttctcaaaaaattgttttgtgtacaaaatgacagaaaatatttatttcaatacCTCGGAGTCcaaggtgacgtcttcaaatgtcttgtttcttccaactaacagtccaaaacccccaCATTTTCAGttaacatacagaaaaaaaaagtaaagcagcAAATCCCACATTGGAGAAGTTGCATCCAGATAGTTTTTGCCATTTTTGACTTGAAAGGTGCctcaaacaattaatcaattctCAAAATGTTGCATATTAACATTCCTtccatggaaaaaaaaatcaactaatcgttgcagctctacaGTACTTTTAATTCAACCGAATTACTTTAGTTTCTACCTGCAGACCGTCTTAAGTAAGAATGCCTGTTTTTCATGCTGCCCCATCACATCTGTGAATGAAGTGATTTCTATTTCCATGTGTCTCTAATGATTACCAGCTGTCCCCAAAATCACATCATCTGCTGTGTAATGGCCATACCCTTGAAGTGTTCTTAACATGAGCCGTAAAGCCTGACCCTGGGACCAATTGCTTATTACACGGGAGGGACGGCAGAGGAATTCCTAATGGTCCTGGGAGTTTGGCTTCATATTAAACCTCCACAATCATCAGGAGGCACGTTCAAAAGGCATAAATCTTTTGCAGGTGCTTGGTGACGAGGATCTGCACAAAAAGACCCACACACTACTGTCTTGTTACCAATGCTCAATTTACTCCTACATGGAAATGACAATGTTTAAACCACAACCGAGCAAGAGCATCTCTAATGGATGGAAACCATGTCATGTCCATAAGCGATGACCAGAGCATGTTTACTCGAAAATATTCCtcaattaaaaatgatgttttttgtgtaGGACACTGCTGGCCAGGAGCGCTACAGGACAATCACCACAGCTTACTACAGGGGAGCCATGGGCTTCATCCTCATGTATGACATGACCAACGAGGAGTCCTTCAAC is a window of Anoplopoma fimbria isolate UVic2021 breed Golden Eagle Sablefish chromosome 3, Afim_UVic_2022, whole genome shotgun sequence DNA encoding:
- the rab3aa gene encoding RAB3A, member RAS oncogene family, a, with amino-acid sequence MMASANATYGQKESSDQNFDYMFKILIIGNSSVGKTSFLFRYADDSFTPAFVSTVGIDFKVKTIYRNDKRIKLQIWDTAGQERYRTITTAYYRGAMGFILMYDMTNEESFNAVQDWSTQIKTYSWDNAQVLLVGNKCDMEDERVVAAERGRQLSEQLGFEHFEASAKDNINVKQTFERLVDIICERMSDSLDNNDPTVTGTKQGPQLSEQPQRSHQDCAC